The Acidimicrobiales bacterium genome contains the following window.
CCCTTGGCGGCCTCCCGCGTCACGCGCTCGCCCGTCGAGCCCGGGAGGAGCGAGTACTCGGCGGTCACCCACCCTCGGCCGGTGCCCTTCAGCCAGCGGGGCACGTCGTCGTCGACCGAGGCGGTGCACAGCACCCTGGTCTTGCCGAAGCTCACCAGCACCGAGCCGGCAGCGAACTCGGTGAAGTCGCGCTCGAAGGTGATGGGGCGGAGCTCGCCGGGTGTGCGGCCGTCGTGTCGTGTCATGGGGTTCCGATCTGGTAGGTGTCGTCGATGGCAGCGACGTCCACCGGGCCGCCGAAGGCGGCGGTGGCGTCGGCCCGGGACGACTCGGCGTCGAGCCCGGGCTGGAGGTGGGTCAGGACCAGGCGGCCCGCCCCGGCGGCGTGGGCCGAGGCCCCGGCCTGGCGGGCGGAGAGGTGCTGCACCCGCCGCTCGTCCTGGGGCGCGAGGGTGGCCTCGCAGAGGGCGAGGTCGAGGTCGGGTCCGAGCTCGGAGAGCGACCACCCCGGACCGGTGTCGGCCGAGTAGCCGATCGAGGCCCCCTCGCCGTCGTCGACCCGCACGGCGAGCGTCTCCCCCGGGTGGTCGGTGCGGGAGAACGTGATGGTCAGCCCGTCGAGGGACACCGAGTCACCGGAGGAGACGGACTCCCAGGTGAAGGCGGGGGCCAGGTCGCCGTTGACCTCGCCGGCGAGCTCGCGCACCCTCGCCGGCGACCACACGGGCAGCCCGGTGCGGGGCTTGATGTAGCGGGCGACGTTGTGGAACGGCAGCACGTCGACCCAGTGGTCGGGGTGGGCGTGGCTCAGGACGATGCCGTCGAGCTCGTCGAGATCGAGGTGACGTTGCAGGTTCGCCAGCGTCCCCGCTCCGGCATCGAGCCACAGCGCCGTGGACCCACTGCGCACCAGGTACCCGCTGCACGCACCGCCCGCTGACGCGTACGAACCGTCGCAGCCGAGCACGGTGAGGGAGAGGCCCATGGGGCCCCGATGCTACGAGCCCATACAAGAGCGCGGCGAAGCCGCACCGATGGACACGGCCCGGGAGCGAGCGGACGGAGGAAGCAGAGCGGACGGGGTGTCGGATCGCAGCGACTTGCTGAGCGCAGCGAAGCACTGGAGCGAAGATCCGAGCACCCCGTCCGCTCCCCAGCTACCAGACGACCTGCTCCAAGCGACCCAGCTACCAGACGACCCGCTCCACGCGACCCAGCTCGGGACCGAGCAGTCGGCGCCCGAGGTCGGCGAAGACGTCGATGTCGCCGGACGAGCAGAACAGGTGGCGACCCGGCCCGGCGTCGGGATCTCGGGCGATGCCGAGGCTCCGAAGGAGGGTGGCCACCTCGAAGGCGGTCTCGTCGGCCGACGACACGAGGACCACGTCGCGGCCCATGACGTCGCTGATGGTGCGGGCGAGGAAGGGGTAGTGGGTGCAGCCGAGGAGGAGGGCGTCGACCTCCGCCCGGCGCACGGGTTCGAGGAG
Protein-coding sequences here:
- a CDS encoding MBL fold metallo-hydrolase, whose amino-acid sequence is MGLSLTVLGCDGSYASAGGACSGYLVRSGSTALWLDAGAGTLANLQRHLDLDELDGIVLSHAHPDHWVDVLPFHNVARYIKPRTGLPVWSPARVRELAGEVNGDLAPAFTWESVSSGDSVSLDGLTITFSRTDHPGETLAVRVDDGEGASIGYSADTGPGWSLSELGPDLDLALCEATLAPQDERRVQHLSARQAGASAHAAGAGRLVLTHLQPGLDAESSRADATAAFGGPVDVAAIDDTYQIGTP